The Arachis hypogaea cultivar Tifrunner chromosome 14, arahy.Tifrunner.gnm2.J5K5, whole genome shotgun sequence genome has a segment encoding these proteins:
- the LOC112740307 gene encoding uncharacterized protein, which produces MTGVREAWKGYKTRIKGKHFEIYNNIEDMLKNRPLDIPEVQFRKLIAYWSIPSVKREMNKNKEDPSQVDVFVATRTGRKGKELDSGTQAVIDKLKSHQEAGDTPKKAFTAVQYLAKNN; this is translated from the exons ATGACTGGTGTTCGAGAAGCTTGGAAAGGTTAcaaaacaagaatcaagggaAAGCATTTTGAGATATATAACAACATTGAAGATATGCTGAAAAATCGCCCTTTAGATATTCCAGAAGTTCAATTTCGAAAGTTAATTGCATATTGGAGTATTCCTTCTGTTAAG CGTGAAATGAATAAGAACAAAGAAGACCCATCACAAGTTGATGTGTTTGTTGCAACTCGAACTGGACGAAAAGGAAAAGAACTTGATTCAGGAACACAAGCTGTTATT GATAAACTTAAGAGCCACCAAGAAGCTGGAGACACTCCCAAGAAAGCATTTACTGCAGTGCAGTATTTGGCAAAGAACAACTAG